A genomic window from Brassica oleracea var. oleracea cultivar TO1000 chromosome C8, BOL, whole genome shotgun sequence includes:
- the LOC106309553 gene encoding 60S ribosomal protein L21-1-like has protein sequence MPAGHGVRARTRDLFARGFRKKGTIPLSTYLRTFKVGDYVDVKVNGAIHKGMPHKFYHGRTGRVWNVTKRAVGVEVNKQIGNRIIKKRLHVRVEHVQQSRCAEEFKLRIKKNDELKAAAKAKGETISTKRQPKGPKPGFMVEGMTLETVTPIPYDVVNDLKGGY, from the exons ATGCCGGCAGGACATGGAGTTCGTGCTAGGACAAGAGATCTGTTCGCTAGGGGGTTCAGGAAGAAGGGTACAATTCCATTGTCGACCTACCTCAGGACCTTCAAGGTCGGCGATTACGTCGATGTCAAGGTGAATGGTGCGATCCACAAGGGTATGCCTCACAAGTTCTACCACGGTCGTACCGGTCGTGTCTGGAACGTTACGAAACGTGCCGTCGGTGTGGAAGTCAACAAACAG ATTGGCAACAGGATCATTAAGAAGAGGCTTCATGTGCGTGTGGAGCACGTGCAACAGTCTAGGTGCGCAGAGGAGTTCAAGCTGAGGATTAAGAAGAATGATGAGCTCAAGGCCGCAGCTAAAGCCAAAGGTGAGACGATAAGCACCAAGAGGCAGCCTAAAGGACCCAAACCTGGATTCATGGTTGAAGGTATGACCTTGGAGACTGTCACCCCAATCCCTTACGATGTCGTCAACGACCTCAAGGGAGGCTATTAG
- the LOC106310727 gene encoding probable serine/threonine-protein kinase At1g09600: MGCSCSKGARANDTIIDENISNVKERRSTPYSKPSKKRKNSASSRIANVGSSSDGFINDNDTTLAVLIPSDATNSTPMSSGEVSKVNLERKSSRSVFQRRPNIETNKLGAPQQPKMTRITSVSNGERGAQVVAGWPSWLASVAGEAINGWIPRKADSFEKLEKIGQGTYSSVYKARDLETSQIVALKKVRFANMDPDSVRFMAREIIILRRLDHPNVMKLEGLITSRVSGSMYLIFEYMEHDLAGLASTPGVKFSEAQIKCYMKQLLHGLEHCHSRGVLHRDIKGSNLLLDHNNNLKIGDFGLANFYGDHQKQPLTSRVVTLWYRPPELLFGSTDYGVAVDMWSTGCILAELFNGKAIMPGRTEVEQLHKIFKLCGSPSEEYWKGSKLPHATVFKPQQPYKRCVAETFKSLPSSALALVEVLLAVEPDARGTTAHALESEFFTTKPFASDPSSLPKYQPRKELDVKLQKEEARRKKGTISKENELKQVAKKSKAVPAPDANAELLASIQKRQGENNQASLSEKLNPNEDGALKSVVMRGSSRSPPPRKELRMQRSFVQRGSAQLTKFSNSVAARDASHFAIANPRWFEDRYNDKKGKQKDGDDSTKDKESTG; this comes from the exons ATGGGGTGCAGTTGCTCTAAAGGAGCACGAGCAAATGATACCATCATCGACGAGAACATCAGCAATGTCAAGGAGAGAAGAAGCACGCCTTATAGTAAACCCTCCAAGAAGAGGAAAAACTCTGCTTCTTCCAGAATAGCCAATGTAGGATCCTCCTCCGACGGTTTTATCAATGACAACGATACCACATTGGCGGTTTTGATACCAAGTGATGCCACAAACTCAACTCCCATGTCATCTGGTGAGGTCTCAAAGGTGAACCTCGAGAGAAAATCTTCCAGGTCTGTGTTCCAGAGACGGCCCAACATTGAGACCAATAAACTAGGAGCACCGCAGCAACCTAAGATGACTAGAATAACCAGCGTTAGTAATGGAGAAAGAGGAGCTCAGGTTGTGGCTGGTTGGCCTTCTTGGTTAGCTTCCGTTGCTGGTGAAGCTATCAATGGATGGATCCCACGCAAGGCTGATTCCTTCGAAAAGTTAGAAAAG ATTGGACAAGGGACGTATAGCAGTGTGTACAAAGCCAGGGACCTAGAGACGAGCCAGATAGTTGCACTGAAGAAAGTGCGGTTTGCGAATATGGATCCAGACAGTGTTAGGTTCATGGCAAGAGAAATAATCATCCTACGAAGGCTTGACCATCCTAATGTTATGAAGCTTGAGGGTTTGATCACTTCTAGGGTATCAGGAAGTATGTATCTTATATTTGAATACATGGAACATGATCTCGCAGGCCTTGCTTCAACCCCTGGTGTTAAGTTCTCTGAGGCACAG ATTAAATGCTATATGAAACAGTTGCTTCATGGTCTAGAACACTGTCATAGCCGAGGCGTTTTGCACCGTGACATCAAGGGCTCTAATCTGCTGCTTGACCATAACAACAATCTCAAAATTGGAGACTTCGGTCTTGCTAACTTCTACGGTGACCACCAGAAGCAGCCTCTCACGAGCCGTGTTGTTACTCTGTGGTACCGTCCACCTGAGCTTTTATTCGGGTCGACGGACTATGGCGTTGCTGTGGATATGTGGAGCACAGGTTGCATTCTAGCCGAACTCTTTAATGGGAAGGCTATCATGCCTGGAAGAACCGAGGTAGAACAGCTACACAAGATCTTCAAACTCTGTGGATCACCTTCTGAAGAGTATTGGAAAGGATCGAAACTCCCACATGCTACCGTTTTTAAACCTCAGCAGCCTTACAAAAGGTGTGTAGCTGAGACATTTAAGAGTCTTCCATCTTCGGCTTTGGCCTTAGTGGAAGTTCTTCTAGCTGTTGAACCAGATGCCCGTGGAACCACAGCTCATGCACTTGAAAGCGAG TTCTTTACAACAAAACCTTTTGCAAGTGACCCATCAAGTTTACCAAAATACCAACCGAGAAAGGAACTTGATGTGAAGCTTCAAAAAGAGGAAGCAAGACG AAAGAAAGGCACAATCAGTAAAGAGAATGAGTTGAAACAAGTAGCTAAAAAATCTAAAGCTGTGCCAGCTCCAGATGCCAACGCCGAGTTACTAGCATCAATACAA AAACGTCAAGGGGAGAATAACCAGGCAAGCCTGAGTGAGAAGTTAAATCCTAATGAAGATGGAGCTCTGAAGAGTGTTGTGATGAGGGGTTCGAGTCGTTCTCCTCCTCCTAGAAAAGAACTGAGGATGCAACGGTCTTTTGTTCAACGTGGATCAGCCCAGTTGACAAAATTCTCAAACTCTGTTGCTGCTAGAGATGCATCACATTTCGCTATAGCAAATCCACGGTGGTTTGAAGATAGGTACAATGATAAAAAGGGAAAGCAAAAGGATGGTGATGATTCTACAAAAGACAAAGAATCCACGG GGTGA
- the LOC106307906 gene encoding glucuronoxylan 4-O-methyltransferase 1, with protein sequence MRTRTSQTQELKLLLVCLFAALVLIFIVRSTLTTSQQHQTPEETTRSKGCAGACNKLPRSLAQALIHYSTSVITPQQTLKEIVVSSRVLEKKSPCNFLVFGLGHDSLMWSSLNYGGRTVFLEEDEAWIKQIKRRFPMLESYHVSYDSKVNQADNLIEVGKGPECTAIGDPRYSMCQLALKGLPAEIYETSWDLIMVDAPTGYYDEAPGRMTAIYTAGMMARNRERAGETDVFVHDVNREVEDKFSKAFLCEGYIKKQEGRLRHFVIPSYRDGSESNRPFCP encoded by the exons ATGAGGACTAGAACAAGCCAAACCCAAGAGCTCAAGCTTCTCCTCGTTTGTCTTTTCGCAGCCTTGGTTCTCATCTTCATCGTGAGATCAACTCTTACAACTTCCCAGCAACACCAGACTCCAGAAGAGACTACTAGATCAAAGGGTTGCGCTGGTGCCTGCAACAAGCTACCACGTTCCCTGGCGCAAGCCCTGATCCATTACTCTACTTCAGTGATCACACCGCAACAAACTCTCAAGGAAATAGTTGTCAGCAGTAGAGTACTCGAGAAGAAGTCACCCTGCAACTTCTTGGTGTTTGGTCTAGGCCATGACAGCCTCATGTGGAGCTCTCTCAACTACGGCGGCCGGACGGTATTCCTCGAAGAAGACGAGGCCTGGATAAAACAGATCAAGAGACGGTTCCCCATGCTGGAGTCATACCATGTATCATATGATAGTAA AGTCAACCAAGCAGATAATCTCATAGAAGTTGGGAAAGGACCTGAATGCACAGCCATTGGAGATCCAAGGTACTCAATGTGTCAGCTAGCACTCAAAGGTCTGCCTGCAGAGATCTATGAGACAAGTTGGGATCTAATCATGGTCGATGCGCCTACTGGCTACTACGACGAGGCTCCTGGGAGGATGACAGCTATTTACACGGCGGGGATGATGGCAAGGAATAGAGAACGGGCAGGAGAAACCGATGTGTTTGTGCATGATGTGAATAGAGAAGTGGAAGACAAGTTCTCAAAGGCTTTCTTGTGTGAAGGGTACATAAAGAAACAAGAAGGAAGACTAAGGCATTTCGTTATCCCTAGCTATAGAGATGGATCAGAATCAAATAGACCCTTTTGTCCATAG